Proteins co-encoded in one Medicago truncatula cultivar Jemalong A17 chromosome 8, MtrunA17r5.0-ANR, whole genome shotgun sequence genomic window:
- the LOC120577522 gene encoding uncharacterized protein: MFGEVSKEAGADANMNGGMTDSTSVNVAGNDLVFVNNVLSTRSTVLEPMNIEEEEVCKMIQECLDLGKKYVYKENVLPWKAEPVETNSDPFHFEPVEATAVSLLLVHC; the protein is encoded by the exons ATGTTTGGAGAGGTTTCAAAAGAAGCAGGAGCTGATGCAAATATGAATGGTGGAATGACAGATTCAACTTCAGTAAATGTAGCTGGGAACGACCTTGTATTTGTCAATAATGTCTTGTCTACAAGAAGCACAGTGCTTG AGCCAATGAATATTGAAGAGGAGGAAGTTTGCAAGATGATTCAAGAATGCTTAGATTTGGGCAAGAAATATGTTTACAAGGAAAATGTCCTTCCATGGAAGGCTGAGCCTGTCGAAACTAACTCTGATCCATTTCACTTTGAACCAGTTGAAGCAACAGCAGTAAGTTTGTTACTTGTCCATTGTTGA